Proteins from a genomic interval of Acidobacteriota bacterium:
- the yidD gene encoding membrane protein insertion efficiency factor YidD yields MEPERAATPVAPVSSTARRRRWPWILAALALLLLLDLSRPPEAQLSAAALLGAIDLYQATLSPRMPGMGVHCRFQPTCSHYGEAVIRRDGALIGSGKALWRILRCGPWTPPGTSDPP; encoded by the coding sequence ATGGAACCTGAGCGGGCTGCCACGCCCGTCGCGCCCGTCTCTTCCACAGCCCGCCGTCGCCGCTGGCCCTGGATCCTGGCGGCGCTGGCCCTGTTGTTGCTGCTCGACCTTTCCCGTCCTCCCGAGGCTCAGCTCTCCGCCGCGGCTCTTCTGGGGGCCATCGACCTCTATCAGGCAACGCTCTCGCCGCGCATGCCGGGGATGGGGGTGCATTGCCGTTTCCAGCCCACCTGCAGTCACTATGGCGAAGCGGTGATCCGTCGGGACGGCGCCCTGATAGGCTCCGGCAAGGCGCTGTGGCGCATTCTGCGCTGCGGGCCCTGGACGCCGCCGGGTACCAGTGATCCACCCTGA